A region of the Massilia sp. erpn genome:
TCGCGCTGGCCGAAGATGCGGGCGTGTGCGCCGCCACCCGCGTGGCCTTGCCGGCCCGCTTCCTGTGGGAGACCTATCGCGGCATGCTGGGGCGCGAGCGGGTGCCGCCCATTTCCGCCTTCGACAAGGCGCCGCTGACCTGGCGCCTGATGCGCCTGTTGCCGGTGCTGCTGGCCGATCCCGTTTTCGCACCGCTGCGCCACTTCCTCGGCGACGGCGACCCGGAACGCCGCCTGCAACTGGCCGAGCGCCTGGCCGACTTGTTTGACCAGTACCAGGTCTACCGCGCCGATTGGCTGGAAGACTGGGCCGCCGGACGCGACCAGCTGCGCACTGCGCGCGGCGAACTGGCGCCGCTGGCCGAGGACCAGCGCTGGCAGGGCGCCTTGTGGCGCGCCGTGATCGCCAGCGTGCCGGAACAGGAGCGTGAGCTGGGCCGCGCTTCCGTGCACACCGAATTCCTGCGCGCCGTCGCCAGCGGAGCGCAGCCGCTGGGCCGCCTGCCGCGCCGCATTGTGCTGTTCGGCGTATCGGCCCTGCCGTTCCAGACCTTGCAGGCGCTGGCGGCGCTGGCCCGCTTCACCCAGGTGATGCTGGCCGTGCCCAATCCCTGCCAGTTCTATTGGGGCGACATCATCGAAGGGCGCGACCTGCTGCGCGCCGCCCACCGCCGCCAAAGCTTGCGCAATGGCGTCGACCTGGGCCAGATTCCGCTGGAAGAGCTGCATGCCCACAGCCATCCGCTGCTGGCGGGCTGGGGGCGCCAAGGCCGCGACTTCATCCGCATGCTCGATGAATTCGACAGCGCCGCCGCGGCCGAAGGGCGCAGCGACAGCCTGCGCGTGGACCTGTTCAGCGAAGGCGAGGGCGCCACCCTGCTGGCCCAGGTGCAGGCGGCGGTGCGTGACCTGCTGCCGCTGTCCGAGCATCCGCAGGCGCCGCCGCCCGACAGCGACCGCTCCATCGAATTCCATGTGGCGCATAGCGTGCAGCGCGAAGTCGAGGTGCTGCACGACCAGCTGCTCGCCATGTTTGCCGCCTCGGAGGCGGAAGGCGGGCCGGCGCTGCGGCCGCGCGACGTAGTGGTGATGGTGCCGGACATCGACGTCTTCACCGCCGCCATCCACGCTGTCTTCGGCCAGCACAAGCGCAGCGATGCGCGCTATATCCCGTTTGAAATCGGCGACGTCAACGACCGCAGCGTGAATCCGCTGCTGGTGGCGCTGGAATGGCTATTGCGTCTGCCGCAGCAGCGCTGCCGCCAGAGCGAGGTGCGCGACCTGCTGGACGTGCCGGCGCTGGCGGCGCGCTTCGGCTTGGCGGCCGACGACCTGCCGACGCTGGGCCTGTGGATCGAAGGCGCCGGCGTGCGCTGGGGCCTGGACCGCCAGCACCGCGAAGGCCTGGGCCTGGGGCCGGCCGGCGAGCAGAATGCCTGGATTTTCGGCGTGCGCCGCATGCTGCTGGGCTATGCCAGCGGCCATGGCGCGGCCTTCAACGGCATCGAGCCGTATGGCGAAGTGGGCGGGCTGGATGCGGCCCTGGCCGGCTCGCTCGCTCAGTTGGTGGAAGCCCTGCTGCACTGGCGCGCGCTGCTGGCCCAGCCGCGCACGCCGGAAGCGTGGGGCGTGCAGGCGCGCGCCCTGCTGGCGGCCTTCTTCAAGGCCAGCGACGAAGGCGACCGCCTGATGCTGGCACAGCTGGATGAAACCCTGAACCGCTGGCTGGAAACCAGCGCCGGCGCCGGCTTCGAGGAAGCCGTGCCGCTGGCCGTGCTGCGCGAGGCCTGGCTGGGCGCGCTGGACGAGCCGTCGCTGGAACACCAGTTCGTGTCCGGCGGCGTGACCTTCTGCACCCTGATGCCGATGCGCGCCGTGCCTTTCCGCGTGGTCTGCATGCTGGGCATGAACGATGGCGATTTTCCGCGCCGCGCCAGCAAAGCTGACTTCGACCTGCTGGCCTTGCCCGGCATGGCGCGTCCCGGCGACCGCTCGCGCCGCGACGACGACCGCTATCTGATGCTGGAAGCCGTCCTGGCCGCGCGCGACAAGCTGTATATCAGCTGGGTGGGCCGCAATGTGCGCGACAACAGCGAGCAGCCGCCGTCGGTGCTGCTGTCGCAGCTCTTCGATTACCTGAAGGCGGGCTGGCAGCTGGACCTGGGCGCGCGCACCACCGAACACGCCTTGCAGCCTTTCAGCCGCCGCTATTTCGAGGCCGGCGGCCTGCTCACCTATGCCGGCGAATGGCGCGCCGCCCACGCAGCCGACGAGGCGCAGGCACTGGAAGCGGAGGGACAGCTGCCGCCTTTCGAGATCGACGACAGCTTCCGCCTCAAGTTGAACAGCCTGGCCAGCTTCATCCGCCAGCCAGTCAAATACTTCTTCCGCCAGCGCCTGGGCGTGGTGTTCGGCGAATCGGCCCTGGTGGGCGAGGACGAGGAACCGTTCTCGCTGAATGCGCTGGAACGCTATCTGCTGGAAGACACCATGCTCGATGACGGCGGCGCCGACGAAGACATCGCCGACGTGCGCCGTGGCCTGGAAGAGCGCGCAGCGCGGCTCCGGCGCGAGGGCGTGCTGCCGATCGGCCTGATCGGCGAACAGTGGCAGGAACAGCTGGTCGATGCACTGGAGCCGGTGCGCTACGCCTGGCTGGCGCTGCGCGCGCGCTATCCGCTGGCCGCCCCCAAGCTGCCGGTCAAGCTGGAACTGGCGGGCCTGGTGCTGGAGGACTGGGTCGATCAGTTGCGCCACGACGGGTCCACCACGGTATGGCTGGCGCAGATCTCGTCCAAGGCTTGCGACAAGGATGGCTGGCCGCGCGGCGAAAAGCTGATTCCCATGTGGCTGCGCCAACTGGCCGCCGCCGCGCAAGGCATGCCCGTCACCGGCTTCCTGGTGGCGCGCGACGCCATCATCACCATGGCCCCGCTTGATCCGGCCCAGGCGCGCGACCAGTTGGCGGCGCTGGCCGCGCTGTGGCGCGCCGGGATGGATGCGCCCCTGCCCACGGCCTGCAAGACGGCGCTGGCCCTGGTGCGCGAAGGCGATCCGCGCGCCGTGTACGACGGCGGTTTCGAGGTGATGGGCGAGAACGAGGATTTGTGCCTGGCGCGCCTGTGGCCCGATTTCGCCGCCCTGGCGTCGATGGCGGAATTCGCCGACTGCTCGCGCGAGCTGTACGGCCCGTTGGCCGACTGGCTGCAGCATGCGGTGACGGTCGATCCCATGAAAGAGGAGGGCGCGGCATGAGCCAGCAACTGTTGCCCGCCAGCTTTCCCCTGCATGGTTCGCGCCTGATCGAGGCTAGCGCCGGCACTGGCAAGACCTGGACCATCGCCGCCCTGTATCTGCGCCTGGTGCTGGGGCATGGCGGCGGCGATGCGTATCCGCGTCCGCTGCTGCCTTCGCAGATCCTGGTGATGACCTTTACCCGCGCCGCCACGCGCGAGCTGTCCAACCGCGTGCGCGAGCGCCTGGTGGAGGCGGCCGCCTACTTCCGCGGCCAGGGCGCGGGCAGCGATCCCTATCTGGACCAGCTGCTCGAATCCTGCGCCGACGACAGCGCGCGCCAGCAGGCCGCGCACCGCCTGACGCTGGCCGCCGAGACGATGGACGAAGCGGCCATCTTCACCATCGATGCCTGGTGCCAGCGCATGCTGCGCGAACATGCTTTCGACAGCGCCAACCTGTTCGACGAGGAACTGGTGAGCGACGAGGCGGCCCTGTTCGAGGATGCAGTGCACGACTACTGGCGCCAGCAGGTCTATCCGCTGGGCGCGGACGTGCTGCAGTCGTTGCTGGAATGCTGGCCCGACGTCGATGCGCTGAAGCGCTCGGTGCGCGAGCTGGTGCGGCGCGTGGCGGCGGTGGGCGCGGCCGGCGGCGAAACGCTGGCGGCCCTGATCCGGCGCGAGCAGAACGAGCAGATGCTCAAGCTGGCGGGCTTGAAGGAAGACTGGTACGAGCGCGCCAACCGCATGGAGCAATGGATTCTGGCGCAGCGCGCCGAGGCGCCGAAATGCTTCAACGGCGTCAAGATGAAGCCGGAGTCGGTGGCGAAATGGTTCGAAGCGCTGCGCAACTGGGCCGCCGATCCGCGCCAGTTGCGGCCCGACATAAACGATACGGCATGGCGCCGCCTGCGCCCGGACGGCATCGCTGACGCTTGCGCCAAGGGTTTCAGCCCCATCGTGCCGGACGATTTCGATGCGGTGGCGGCACTGGAAGAAGCACTGTCCGCCATCGAACCGCTGGCCCATGCGCTGTACCGCCACGCGGCGGCCAGTATCGCCCAGCGTATGAGCGAGCTGAAACGGCGCAACCGCCAGTTCGGCTTCGCCGACATGCTGGAGCGGCTCAAGCAGGCGCTGGAAGGCGGCAATGGCGCTGCGCTGCGCAAGCGCATCACCGAACAGTATCCGGTCGCCATGGTGGACGAATTCCAGGATACGGCGCCCAGTCAGTACCGCATCTTCGACCTGCTGTACCGCGTGGAGCAGAACGATCCCACGCTTGGCCTGTTCCTGATCGGCGATCCGAAGCAGTCGATTTACGGCTTCCGCGGCGCCGACATCCACAGCTATCTGGCGGCGCGGCGCGCCACCGCAGGACGGCATTACCAGCTCGGTACCAACTACCGCTCCAGCGCCGCCGTGGTGCAGGCCGTGAACCGCATCTTCCTGCATGCCGAAGGCGGGCCGGAAGGAGAACCGGGGGCGCCTGCCGGCTTCCCGCGCGGCGCTTTCCGCTTCCGCCGCGACGGCGCCAATCCGCTGCCGTTCGACGCGGTGGCGGCAGCCGGGCGCAAAGAGGTGCTGGTCGATAGCCAGGGCGCCTTGCCGGCCCTGACGGTGGCCTGCAATCCGGCCGACGATCTGCGCGCCGATGGCTACCGCGACTTCTTCGCCCAGCACTGCGCCGAGCATATCGCCAACCTGCTCAACGACGGTCGTGCCGGTTTCGAGGATGCGCAGGGCTGGCAGCGCCTGCAGCCGGCCGATATCGCCGTGCTGGTGCGCGACCGGCGCGAGGCGGCAGCCATCCGCCAAGCACTGTTGCGGCGCAAAGTGCCGAGCGTCTACCTGTCGGACAAGGATTCGGTGCTGGACAGCGACGAGGCGGCCGATGTGCTGCGCTGGCTGACGGCGCTGGCTAATCCGCTCGATGGCGCCCTGGCGCGCGCCGCTTTCGCCACCCGCACCATCAATCTGCCGCTGGCCGAGCTGGCGCGCCTCTCGGCCGACGAGCTGGCGTGGGAAAAGCGCGTGGAGCAGTTGAAGGCGCTGCATGTGGTGTGGCAGCGCCAGGGCGTGCTGGCCATGCTGCGCCGCTTCATCCACGAGCTGCGCCTGCCGGCCGCCATGCTGGCCCAGCCCGGCGGCGAGCGGCGCCTGACCAATCTGCTGCATCTGGCCGAGCTGCTGCAAAGCGCCAGCCGCCAGCTGGACGGCGAGCAGGCGCTGATTCGCTGGCTGGCCGAGCAGATCGACAGCGAGAGCGAGGGGGGCGACGAGCGTGTGCTGCGGCTGGAATCGGATGCGGAGCTGGTGAAAGTCGTCACCGTGCACAAGTCCAAGGGGCTGGAGTATCCGCTGGTGTATCTGCCCTTTGCTGTCACGGCGCGCAAGGTGGAAAAGCGCAACCGCAGCTTCCTCGAATACACCGACGACGAAGGCGTGCGCCATCTGGACCTGGGCCGCTCCGACGCCGCCCTGGCGGCAGCCGATGAGGCGCGTCTGGCGGAAGATCTGCGGCTGATGTATGTGGCGCTGACCCGCGCCCGCCATTTCCTGTGGCTGGGCGTGGCCGCGCTGGCGGCGCGCAAGGCCGGCGAAAGCACGCTGCACGAGTCGGCGCTGGGCTATCTGCTGGCGGGCGGCGCGGCGCTGCCGGCCAGCCGCCTGGGCGAATACTGGCAGCAGCTGCGCGGCGACTGCGGCGATATCGGCCTGCGCATGCCGGAGCCGCAGCAGGGCCTGACCCTGTTCGGCCGAGTGGAGCAGGCGCCGCCCCTGATCGATCCGCGCCCATTCAGCGGCAGTTTCGAGCGCGATTGGAGCGTGGGCAGCTTCACCTCGCTGGCGCGGCGCACAGCCGCTCCGGGATATGGGGTGGCGGCACAGCCAACGGCGCCCGTGCCGCGCGACGCCTTGCAGGAAAAGCTGCTGGAACAGGACGATGAGCAGGCGCTGGGCGGTGGCGCCGTCGCCGCGCTGCGTGCCGAAGATGCGCCCTGGCACCGCTTCCCGCGCGGCTCGGTGCCGGGCAATTTCCTGCACGAGCAGCTGGAGTGGATCGGCCAGGAAGGTTTCGGCAGCGTGCATCACGCCACCTTCGAAACCCGCCTCGGCAAGCGCATCGAACGCGCCGGCTGGGGCAACCGCCTGGACGATGCGTTGGCCTGGCTGCGCAGCGCCGTCACCACGCCGCTGCCGCCTTTGGGCGCGGCGCTGGACGGCATCGGCCCCGTGCTGTCGGAGATGGAGTTCTGGTTCCCCAGCGAGCGCCTGCGCACCGGGGCGCTGGACCGCCTGTGCCGCGTCCACCTGCTGGATGGGCTGGTGCGTCCGGCGCTGCCCGAGCGCGAGCTGCATGGCATGCTGAAAGGTTTCTGCGACCTGGTGTTCGAACATGAGGGCCGCTACTGGCTGCTGGACTACAAGTCGAATGCGCTGGGCAGCGGCGACGCGGCCTACCACAAGCAGGCGCTGGCCGTCGGCATGGCCGAACACCGCTATGACATCCAAGGCGCGATCTATCTGCTGGCCCTGCACCGCCTGCTGCGCAGCCGCCTGGGCGAGTCCTACGATCCGGCGTCGCAGCTGGGCGGGGCCATCTTCTACTTCCTGCGCGGCGTGGGCAATGCGCAGACGCGCGGCTGCTATGTGCTGGAAGCGCAGGCCGGCCTGCTCGATGGGCTGGAAGCGCTGCTGGGCGACAGGGTGGAAACGGAGCGAGAGTATGATGAATAGCGTGAGCGGCAGCGCCGCGTCCAGGGCCGCCGCCGGAGAAGCACTATGAACCAGAACAGGGAGAGCGTCATCGGCACGCCGCTGGATGCCCAGATCGAAGCCTTGACCGAGGCGGGCAAGCTGCGCCGCCTGAGCGGCGCCTTTGCGCGCTTTGTCGCCACGCTGGGCATGCCGTCCAACCGGCCCACGGGTGGAGCGGAAGCGCCGCTGATGCTGGCCTGCCTGCTGCTGTCGGAGCTGGAGGGCCGGGGCCATAGCTGCCTGATGCTCAACGATCTGGCGCAAGACCCATCCAGCCTGCTGGGCTGGACGCCGGAAGAGTGGAACGCGTTGCGCGACGCCGCCGGGCCGCTGCCGCGCAATGCGATGGCGTGGCGCGCCATGCTGTATTCCTGCGAACAGGTCTGGCCGGTGGGCGACCTGGATTTCAAACAGCCGCTGGTGCTCGATGGCGAGCGGCTCTATCTGCGCCGCTACTGGAGTGATGAAACGGCGGTGGCGGGCGCGGTGCGCAGCCGCGCCGGCCAGCCGCTGCCGGTGGATACGGCCGATGCGCGGCATTGGCTGGACATCCTGTTCGACCATGCAACGCGCGAGGGCGGCCCGGACTGGCAGAAAATCGCCTGCGCCACCGCCTTGCGCGGCAATCTGGCCGTCATCACCGGCGGTCCCGGCACCGGCAAGACCTATACCGTGGCG
Encoded here:
- the recB gene encoding exodeoxyribonuclease V subunit beta, producing the protein MSQQLLPASFPLHGSRLIEASAGTGKTWTIAALYLRLVLGHGGGDAYPRPLLPSQILVMTFTRAATRELSNRVRERLVEAAAYFRGQGAGSDPYLDQLLESCADDSARQQAAHRLTLAAETMDEAAIFTIDAWCQRMLREHAFDSANLFDEELVSDEAALFEDAVHDYWRQQVYPLGADVLQSLLECWPDVDALKRSVRELVRRVAAVGAAGGETLAALIRREQNEQMLKLAGLKEDWYERANRMEQWILAQRAEAPKCFNGVKMKPESVAKWFEALRNWAADPRQLRPDINDTAWRRLRPDGIADACAKGFSPIVPDDFDAVAALEEALSAIEPLAHALYRHAAASIAQRMSELKRRNRQFGFADMLERLKQALEGGNGAALRKRITEQYPVAMVDEFQDTAPSQYRIFDLLYRVEQNDPTLGLFLIGDPKQSIYGFRGADIHSYLAARRATAGRHYQLGTNYRSSAAVVQAVNRIFLHAEGGPEGEPGAPAGFPRGAFRFRRDGANPLPFDAVAAAGRKEVLVDSQGALPALTVACNPADDLRADGYRDFFAQHCAEHIANLLNDGRAGFEDAQGWQRLQPADIAVLVRDRREAAAIRQALLRRKVPSVYLSDKDSVLDSDEAADVLRWLTALANPLDGALARAAFATRTINLPLAELARLSADELAWEKRVEQLKALHVVWQRQGVLAMLRRFIHELRLPAAMLAQPGGERRLTNLLHLAELLQSASRQLDGEQALIRWLAEQIDSESEGGDERVLRLESDAELVKVVTVHKSKGLEYPLVYLPFAVTARKVEKRNRSFLEYTDDEGVRHLDLGRSDAALAAADEARLAEDLRLMYVALTRARHFLWLGVAALAARKAGESTLHESALGYLLAGGAALPASRLGEYWQQLRGDCGDIGLRMPEPQQGLTLFGRVEQAPPLIDPRPFSGSFERDWSVGSFTSLARRTAAPGYGVAAQPTAPVPRDALQEKLLEQDDEQALGGGAVAALRAEDAPWHRFPRGSVPGNFLHEQLEWIGQEGFGSVHHATFETRLGKRIERAGWGNRLDDALAWLRSAVTTPLPPLGAALDGIGPVLSEMEFWFPSERLRTGALDRLCRVHLLDGLVRPALPERELHGMLKGFCDLVFEHEGRYWLLDYKSNALGSGDAAYHKQALAVGMAEHRYDIQGAIYLLALHRLLRSRLGESYDPASQLGGAIFYFLRGVGNAQTRGCYVLEAQAGLLDGLEALLGDRVETEREYDE
- the recC gene encoding exodeoxyribonuclease V subunit gamma codes for the protein MHASVTPGLLILHGNQLEQLRAAVFQWLRAHPLAPLETETFLVQSNGVAEWLKIALAEDAGVCAATRVALPARFLWETYRGMLGRERVPPISAFDKAPLTWRLMRLLPVLLADPVFAPLRHFLGDGDPERRLQLAERLADLFDQYQVYRADWLEDWAAGRDQLRTARGELAPLAEDQRWQGALWRAVIASVPEQERELGRASVHTEFLRAVASGAQPLGRLPRRIVLFGVSALPFQTLQALAALARFTQVMLAVPNPCQFYWGDIIEGRDLLRAAHRRQSLRNGVDLGQIPLEELHAHSHPLLAGWGRQGRDFIRMLDEFDSAAAAEGRSDSLRVDLFSEGEGATLLAQVQAAVRDLLPLSEHPQAPPPDSDRSIEFHVAHSVQREVEVLHDQLLAMFAASEAEGGPALRPRDVVVMVPDIDVFTAAIHAVFGQHKRSDARYIPFEIGDVNDRSVNPLLVALEWLLRLPQQRCRQSEVRDLLDVPALAARFGLAADDLPTLGLWIEGAGVRWGLDRQHREGLGLGPAGEQNAWIFGVRRMLLGYASGHGAAFNGIEPYGEVGGLDAALAGSLAQLVEALLHWRALLAQPRTPEAWGVQARALLAAFFKASDEGDRLMLAQLDETLNRWLETSAGAGFEEAVPLAVLREAWLGALDEPSLEHQFVSGGVTFCTLMPMRAVPFRVVCMLGMNDGDFPRRASKADFDLLALPGMARPGDRSRRDDDRYLMLEAVLAARDKLYISWVGRNVRDNSEQPPSVLLSQLFDYLKAGWQLDLGARTTEHALQPFSRRYFEAGGLLTYAGEWRAAHAADEAQALEAEGQLPPFEIDDSFRLKLNSLASFIRQPVKYFFRQRLGVVFGESALVGEDEEPFSLNALERYLLEDTMLDDGGADEDIADVRRGLEERAARLRREGVLPIGLIGEQWQEQLVDALEPVRYAWLALRARYPLAAPKLPVKLELAGLVLEDWVDQLRHDGSTTVWLAQISSKACDKDGWPRGEKLIPMWLRQLAAAAQGMPVTGFLVARDAIITMAPLDPAQARDQLAALAALWRAGMDAPLPTACKTALALVREGDPRAVYDGGFEVMGENEDLCLARLWPDFAALASMAEFADCSRELYGPLADWLQHAVTVDPMKEEGAA